A stretch of the Pelmatolapia mariae isolate MD_Pm_ZW linkage group LG23, Pm_UMD_F_2, whole genome shotgun sequence genome encodes the following:
- the sec22bb gene encoding vesicle-trafficking protein SEC22b-B isoform X2 codes for MKGSEKLGRDLQQYQSQAKQLFRKLNEQSPTRCTLEAGSMAFHYCIEKGVCYLVLCEASFPKKLAFAYLEDLQAEFHEQHGKKVPTVSRPYSFIEFDTYIQKTKKSYIDSRARRNLGSINTELQDVQRIMVANIEEVLQRGEALSALDSKASNLSSLSKKYRSDAKYLNTRSTYAKLAAGGVFFIMLIVYVRFWWL; via the exons ATGAAGGGAAGTGAAAAG CTGGGCCGGGACCTTCAGCAGTATCAGAGTCAAGCTAAGCAGCTCTTCAGGAAACTCAATGAGCAGAGCCCCACACGCTGCACTTTAGAGGCCGGTTCGATGGCGTTTCA ctattGTATAGAGAAAGGAGTGTGCTACCTGGTGCTTTGTGAAGCCAGCTTTCCCAAGAAGCTAGCCTTTGCTTACCTTGAAGACCTCCAGGCAGAGTTTCATGAGCAGCACGGAAAGAAGGTCCCCACAGTATCCCGGCCTTACTCCTTCATTGAGTTTG ACACCTACATTCAAAAAACCAAGAAGTCGTACATCGACAGCCGAGCGAGGAGGAATCTGGGCAGCATCAACACAGAACTGCAGGACGTACAGAGGATCATGGTGGCGAACATCGAGGAGGTGCTGCAGAGAGGAGAGGCGCTTTCCG CACTCGACTCCAAGGCCAGCAACTTGTCCAGCCTGTCGAAAAAGTACAGAAGCGACGCCAAGTATCTGAATACCCGCTCCACCTATGCCAAGCTGGCAGCTGGAGGTGTCTTTTTCATCATGCTCATTGTCTACGTACGCTTCTGGTGGCTCtaa
- the sec22bb gene encoding vesicle-trafficking protein SEC22b-B isoform X1, whose protein sequence is MVLLTMIARLADGLPLAASMQEDEQLGRDLQQYQSQAKQLFRKLNEQSPTRCTLEAGSMAFHYCIEKGVCYLVLCEASFPKKLAFAYLEDLQAEFHEQHGKKVPTVSRPYSFIEFDTYIQKTKKSYIDSRARRNLGSINTELQDVQRIMVANIEEVLQRGEALSALDSKASNLSSLSKKYRSDAKYLNTRSTYAKLAAGGVFFIMLIVYVRFWWL, encoded by the exons ATGGTGCTGCTGACGATGATCGCTCGGCTGGCTGACGGCCTGCCGCTGGCCGCCTCCATGCAGGAGGACGAGCAG CTGGGCCGGGACCTTCAGCAGTATCAGAGTCAAGCTAAGCAGCTCTTCAGGAAACTCAATGAGCAGAGCCCCACACGCTGCACTTTAGAGGCCGGTTCGATGGCGTTTCA ctattGTATAGAGAAAGGAGTGTGCTACCTGGTGCTTTGTGAAGCCAGCTTTCCCAAGAAGCTAGCCTTTGCTTACCTTGAAGACCTCCAGGCAGAGTTTCATGAGCAGCACGGAAAGAAGGTCCCCACAGTATCCCGGCCTTACTCCTTCATTGAGTTTG ACACCTACATTCAAAAAACCAAGAAGTCGTACATCGACAGCCGAGCGAGGAGGAATCTGGGCAGCATCAACACAGAACTGCAGGACGTACAGAGGATCATGGTGGCGAACATCGAGGAGGTGCTGCAGAGAGGAGAGGCGCTTTCCG CACTCGACTCCAAGGCCAGCAACTTGTCCAGCCTGTCGAAAAAGTACAGAAGCGACGCCAAGTATCTGAATACCCGCTCCACCTATGCCAAGCTGGCAGCTGGAGGTGTCTTTTTCATCATGCTCATTGTCTACGTACGCTTCTGGTGGCTCtaa
- the npl gene encoding N-acetylneuraminate lyase isoform X1 — MMSIMAPAADKKLTGLVAATFTPITSQGEINLSVIGPYIDYLKEKQGVNNVFVNGTTGESMSLSVEERKLLAEEWCRKAKGKMDQVIVHVGCLSLKDTQELAHHAAQIEADGIAVIAPSFFKPSSADVLRTFLQEVASAAPTLPFYYYHVPSVTGVNVKVRELIEGIEKVIPSFRGVKFSGSDLMDLGQCISYSPPHWSVLYGVDEQLLGALVMGVHGAVGSTYNYVGCHVNKLISAFETGDLVQARTIQFKIQELLSFAIKLGFDVGVNKQLMNELSGLDLGPPRLPVMTCPAARALAIKQKYDSIFPK; from the exons ATGATGTCTATCATGGCTCCTGCCGCCGACAAAAAGCTCACAGGACTTGTTGCAGCCACATTCACTCCGATCACCAGTCAAGG TGAAATCAACCTATCAGTGATTGGACCTTATATTGACTACTTGAAAGAGAAGCAAGGTGTAAATAACGTGTTTG TGAATGGCACCACGGGTGAGAGCATGTCTCTCAGTGTGGAAGAGAGGAAGCTCCTGGCTGAGGAGTGGTGTCGAAAAGCAAAGGGCAA GATGGATCAGGTGATTGTTCACGTTGGCTGCCTGAGTCTTAAAGACACCCAAGAACTG GCTCACCATGCAGCACAGATTGAGGCCGATGGTATAGCAGTCATTGCTCCGTCCTTCTTCAAGCCCAGCAGTGCAG ATGTTTTGAGGACCTTTCTCCAGGAAGTGGCTTCAGCTGCTCCAACTCTGCCCTTCTATTATTATCATGTCCCATCAGTCACTGGTGTTAACG tGAAAGTGAGAGAACTAATAGAAGGTATTGAGAAGGTCATCCCTTCCTTTAGAGGCGTCAAGTTCTCTGGGAGTGACCTGATGGACTTGGGCCAGTGTATCAGTTACAGTCCGCCTCACTGGTCAGTCCTCTATGGCGTGGACGAA CAACTTCTAGGAGCTTTGGTAATGGGAGTCCATGGAGCAGttggcag CACATATAATTACGTAGGATGTCACGTCAACAAGCTCATATCAGCGTTCGAGACCGGCGACCTCGTCCAAGCCAGGACGATACAG TTCAAGATTCAGGAGCTTCTGAGTTTTGCCATAAAACTTG GTTTTGATGTGGGAGTAAACAAACAGTTGATGAACGAGCTGTCGGGCTTGGATCTGGGACCCCCTCGTCTCCCGGTGATGACATGTCCAGCTGCTCGTGCTCTGGCCATCAAACAGAAATACGACAGCATCTTTCCTAAATAA
- the npl gene encoding N-acetylneuraminate lyase isoform X2, producing the protein MSLSVEERKLLAEEWCRKAKGKMDQVIVHVGCLSLKDTQELAHHAAQIEADGIAVIAPSFFKPSSADVLRTFLQEVASAAPTLPFYYYHVPSVTGVNVKVRELIEGIEKVIPSFRGVKFSGSDLMDLGQCISYSPPHWSVLYGVDEQLLGALVMGVHGAVGSTYNYVGCHVNKLISAFETGDLVQARTIQFKIQELLSFAIKLGFDVGVNKQLMNELSGLDLGPPRLPVMTCPAARALAIKQKYDSIFPK; encoded by the exons ATGTCTCTCAGTGTGGAAGAGAGGAAGCTCCTGGCTGAGGAGTGGTGTCGAAAAGCAAAGGGCAA GATGGATCAGGTGATTGTTCACGTTGGCTGCCTGAGTCTTAAAGACACCCAAGAACTG GCTCACCATGCAGCACAGATTGAGGCCGATGGTATAGCAGTCATTGCTCCGTCCTTCTTCAAGCCCAGCAGTGCAG ATGTTTTGAGGACCTTTCTCCAGGAAGTGGCTTCAGCTGCTCCAACTCTGCCCTTCTATTATTATCATGTCCCATCAGTCACTGGTGTTAACG tGAAAGTGAGAGAACTAATAGAAGGTATTGAGAAGGTCATCCCTTCCTTTAGAGGCGTCAAGTTCTCTGGGAGTGACCTGATGGACTTGGGCCAGTGTATCAGTTACAGTCCGCCTCACTGGTCAGTCCTCTATGGCGTGGACGAA CAACTTCTAGGAGCTTTGGTAATGGGAGTCCATGGAGCAGttggcag CACATATAATTACGTAGGATGTCACGTCAACAAGCTCATATCAGCGTTCGAGACCGGCGACCTCGTCCAAGCCAGGACGATACAG TTCAAGATTCAGGAGCTTCTGAGTTTTGCCATAAAACTTG GTTTTGATGTGGGAGTAAACAAACAGTTGATGAACGAGCTGTCGGGCTTGGATCTGGGACCCCCTCGTCTCCCGGTGATGACATGTCCAGCTGCTCGTGCTCTGGCCATCAAACAGAAATACGACAGCATCTTTCCTAAATAA